A genomic region of Desulfosarcina ovata subsp. ovata contains the following coding sequences:
- a CDS encoding AAA family ATPase produces MTTHLCINGEAFARTQKIVDWIASRTGWPIVSDHDLIEAAGQRFNIPADRLERCMRASGGVLNRLTHGAERSVAYLKSVLADKLAQEPAVFHGFMGLLLPRQNSPVMTVLVTADTDFRLQRALHAAPMDKRQAKKMIARRDRTEFSSYRHVVDGQRFDAHTYDTVVPSDRMNAESAGRLILEQLVQFEMRAQTNTAGVLDDLKLASQVEVSLCERGYHVSATAEKGRVRLTVNQPVLFLNRLARKLERQVRRIEGVRQVETKPGPNFFQADVYRRCRFEVPAELAFRSFARCRQRLHDQAAEQFPELSPRQVRSEQRPAIQLL; encoded by the coding sequence ATGACGACCCACCTATGCATCAATGGGGAAGCATTTGCCAGAACGCAGAAAATTGTCGACTGGATCGCCTCGCGTACCGGTTGGCCGATCGTATCCGACCACGATCTGATCGAGGCGGCAGGCCAACGGTTCAATATTCCGGCGGACCGGCTGGAACGCTGTATGAGAGCATCCGGTGGCGTGTTGAATCGCTTGACCCATGGCGCTGAACGGTCCGTGGCATACCTGAAATCGGTGTTGGCGGACAAGCTCGCCCAGGAGCCGGCCGTCTTCCATGGCTTCATGGGGCTTTTGCTCCCTAGGCAAAATTCACCGGTCATGACTGTTCTGGTCACGGCTGATACTGATTTCAGGTTGCAGCGGGCGCTTCATGCCGCGCCCATGGATAAACGCCAGGCGAAAAAAATGATCGCTCGTCGCGACCGCACGGAATTCTCGTCTTACCGGCACGTGGTCGACGGCCAGCGGTTTGATGCCCACACCTATGATACGGTCGTTCCCTCGGACCGGATGAATGCCGAGTCAGCGGGCCGGCTGATTTTGGAGCAATTGGTGCAATTTGAAATGAGGGCCCAAACCAACACGGCCGGTGTACTCGATGATCTCAAGCTGGCCAGCCAGGTTGAGGTGTCTCTTTGCGAACGCGGATATCATGTGTCCGCGACAGCCGAAAAGGGTCGCGTCAGGCTGACGGTCAACCAGCCGGTGCTTTTCCTGAATCGTCTGGCCAGGAAACTGGAACGTCAGGTTCGCCGGATCGAGGGGGTCCGGCAGGTGGAAACCAAGCCCGGACCCAATTTTTTTCAGGCCGATGTGTATCGCCGCTGCCGATTTGAAGTTCCGGCCGAATTGGCATTCCGCAGCTTCGCCCGTTGTCGCCAGCGCCTTCACGATCAGGCTGCGGAGCAGTTCCCGGAATTGTCACCGCGCCAGGTGCGAAGTGAGCAACGCCCCGCCATCCAACTCCTATAG
- a CDS encoding response regulator, with the protein MNVLLVDDEQKFALMLAKRLGLRGIHTDVFFSGEEALRRVEDGQSYAVGLLDVKMPGIGGIELGRQLKTLDPEMKIVFLTGHGSDVDYQVGASEADGYLPKPLKIEDLIEILNQLTEAD; encoded by the coding sequence ATGAACGTATTACTGGTTGATGACGAACAAAAATTTGCCCTGATGCTGGCCAAACGGTTGGGGCTGCGAGGCATTCATACGGATGTTTTCTTTTCCGGCGAAGAAGCCCTGCGACGCGTCGAAGACGGCCAGAGTTACGCGGTGGGGCTTTTGGATGTAAAAATGCCGGGGATCGGCGGAATCGAACTGGGGCGACAGCTGAAAACCCTGGACCCGGAAATGAAAATCGTTTTTCTGACCGGCCACGGGTCGGATGTGGATTACCAGGTGGGGGCCAGCGAAGCCGACGGCTACCTGCCCAAACCGCTTAAAATTGAAGACCTGATCGAAATACTGAACCAATTGACCGAAGCCGATTGA
- a CDS encoding response regulator, translating into MKHYDLLIVDDEQRYADMLAKRLGLRGLNCRICYDGRSAIDLVGEAAFSVIILDLQLPDLYGTEVLERIKARRPDNVVIILTGHGTEKDKQACMASGAHAFMNKPLDIDRLLTIMDRLKTRLV; encoded by the coding sequence ATGAAACATTATGATCTTTTGATTGTCGATGACGAGCAGCGTTATGCGGATATGTTGGCCAAGCGGTTGGGGCTGCGTGGCCTGAATTGCAGGATCTGTTACGATGGTCGAAGTGCCATCGACCTTGTCGGGGAAGCTGCCTTTTCTGTCATCATCCTTGATTTGCAACTGCCCGATCTGTACGGCACGGAGGTCCTGGAACGCATCAAGGCGCGCCGGCCCGACAACGTCGTCATTATTCTGACCGGTCACGGAACGGAAAAGGACAAACAGGCGTGCATGGCCTCAGGGGCGCATGCCTTTATGAACAAACCGTTGGATATCGATCGGTTGCTGACCATCATGGACCGACTGAAAACACGTTTGGTATGA
- a CDS encoding sigma-54-dependent transcriptional regulator, translated as MTVQPKRVLLVDDEEKLLESIARRMKVLGLEPLTATNGISAIEIAMRNSIDMAIVDLQMPDMNGLVTITKLKEIKPDLKTVLLTGHGNDKVKQATESLNTLYFEKEEMGDFWRFIKGLDTNGKVVVIRPSASNGGTSGASGGGSASSIEIHSQRDFAGAPYPQTSPTTPVDRAGIDTPLRIFGETAVMRELRKGIERVTPLDCPVMLQGENGTGKERIARHIHSRSRHHGQRFLTVDCENLGSDQFVRQLIGYGQNDLYEAIRSQSGMFSAGQVGSLFFDRVEAMPLAMQAQLVGIIDAIDRSKADGGQNTATDIRILAATEIDLNERVIAGKFDPALYDRLTFFKFIIPPLRQRKDDIPLLCSFYLRQFNDEFKKPVESIDPNVIEILSAYPFPGNVSELADIIERAVILADGTTIEKRHLPERFLKTGIDAIALPEDLSTLAQLENQYILKVLDITGGNKSKSAEILGISRAALWRKLKNIKADAAPSPESIPQP; from the coding sequence ATGACCGTACAGCCAAAACGCGTTCTTCTGGTTGATGATGAAGAAAAACTGCTCGAATCGATTGCCCGGCGAATGAAAGTGCTGGGACTGGAGCCGTTAACGGCGACCAATGGCATCAGCGCCATCGAGATTGCCATGCGCAACTCGATCGACATGGCCATCGTCGATCTTCAGATGCCGGATATGAACGGGCTGGTAACGATCACCAAGCTCAAGGAAATCAAACCCGATTTAAAAACCGTGCTGCTCACCGGGCATGGCAACGACAAGGTCAAACAGGCCACCGAATCGCTCAACACCCTCTATTTCGAAAAGGAGGAGATGGGCGATTTCTGGCGATTCATTAAAGGCCTGGATACAAACGGCAAAGTGGTCGTGATCCGCCCTTCCGCATCGAACGGTGGAACCAGTGGCGCGTCGGGCGGTGGGTCGGCCAGTTCCATCGAAATTCATTCCCAGCGGGATTTTGCAGGCGCCCCCTACCCCCAGACCTCACCGACAACGCCCGTTGACCGGGCCGGTATCGATACACCACTTAGAATTTTCGGTGAGACGGCAGTCATGCGTGAGTTGCGCAAAGGCATCGAACGCGTCACTCCACTGGACTGCCCGGTCATGCTGCAGGGCGAGAACGGCACCGGTAAAGAACGGATCGCCCGGCACATTCACAGCCGCAGCCGGCATCACGGTCAACGCTTCCTGACGGTCGACTGCGAGAATCTGGGCAGCGACCAATTCGTCCGCCAACTGATCGGTTACGGGCAGAACGATCTTTACGAAGCCATTCGAAGCCAAAGCGGAATGTTCAGTGCCGGTCAGGTCGGCTCGCTCTTTTTCGATCGGGTGGAAGCGATGCCATTGGCCATGCAGGCGCAGTTGGTCGGCATCATCGATGCCATCGACCGATCGAAGGCCGATGGCGGACAGAATACAGCCACCGATATCCGCATTCTTGCGGCGACCGAAATCGATCTCAACGAACGGGTCATTGCCGGGAAGTTCGATCCGGCGCTTTACGACCGACTGACATTTTTCAAATTCATCATCCCGCCCCTGCGTCAGAGAAAAGACGACATTCCCCTGCTTTGCAGTTTTTATCTGCGGCAATTTAATGATGAATTCAAAAAACCGGTCGAATCCATCGACCCGAACGTGATCGAAATTCTCTCGGCCTATCCATTTCCCGGTAATGTCAGTGAACTGGCCGACATCATCGAACGGGCCGTGATCCTCGCCGACGGCACAACCATCGAAAAGCGGCATCTGCCGGAACGTTTTCTCAAAACAGGCATAGACGCGATCGCCCTGCCCGAAGACCTATCCACCCTCGCCCAGTTGGAGAACCAGTACATTCTGAAAGTACTGGACATCACCGGAGGGAACAAATCAAAAAGCGCCGAGATCCTCGGTATCAGCCGCGCGGCCCTGTGGCGCAAGCTGAAAAACATCAAAGCCGATGCGGCCCCGTCTCCCGAATCCATCCCGCAGCCATAA
- a CDS encoding ATP-binding protein, with protein MTISIRKKIIASFALFIMISTLIWFLNYYKYQLITQKLQIIEKKDHVFNMILEARRFEKNFFLFHSSEDLSHSIDYVKQAEARLTEVINVHGRYTAERDLKKKNQALLGYLEALQSVTVPPGADAFSSTSAAAYNDAALKGRQDRIRDLGRHLTDDFESMLNQERRQVIQIVHESGYYLYFALAAIFVLTFGIAIFMFFNINQPLESIETAIRKIASGAYAGIPAISSGDVFNSLVTSLNHMIQELNRRNEQLVQSEKLASLGTLTSGVAHELNNPLNNISTSVQIVIEELEEDNLEFKRELLEETEKQVDRARDIVKALLEFSRKGAFNPKPTQFRELVTRTIKMIKGDLPANVDIEIDIPKTIRAELDAQRIQQVLINLIQNGLQAMADGGSLKISAEQSVGEKQFCFQISDSGTGIDKETMGKIFDPFFTTKTEGRGSGLGLSITHGIIEQHEGRISVESRPGEGTTFTVCLPNRLTSETR; from the coding sequence ATGACGATCAGCATCCGGAAAAAAATCATCGCCAGCTTTGCGCTTTTCATCATGATCAGTACGCTGATCTGGTTTCTCAACTACTACAAATACCAGCTGATTACCCAAAAGCTGCAGATCATCGAAAAAAAGGATCATGTGTTCAACATGATCCTCGAGGCCCGGCGTTTCGAAAAAAACTTTTTCCTTTTCCACAGTTCCGAGGATCTTAGTCACTCCATTGATTACGTCAAGCAGGCCGAAGCCCGCCTCACAGAAGTCATCAACGTCCATGGCCGCTATACGGCAGAGCGCGATCTAAAGAAGAAAAACCAGGCGCTTCTGGGTTATCTCGAGGCCCTGCAGTCCGTCACCGTACCTCCCGGTGCCGATGCCTTTTCCTCCACGTCGGCGGCCGCCTATAACGACGCCGCCCTTAAGGGACGCCAGGACCGCATCCGGGACCTGGGCCGCCATTTGACCGATGATTTTGAGTCCATGCTCAATCAGGAACGACGGCAGGTGATCCAGATCGTGCATGAATCCGGGTACTATCTCTATTTTGCCCTGGCGGCGATTTTCGTACTGACGTTCGGCATTGCGATCTTTATGTTTTTCAACATCAACCAGCCGCTGGAATCCATTGAAACCGCCATTCGAAAAATCGCCTCGGGCGCCTATGCCGGCATTCCGGCCATCTCCAGCGGTGATGTCTTCAATTCCCTGGTCACCAGCCTGAACCACATGATCCAGGAGTTGAACCGGCGCAATGAACAGCTGGTCCAAAGTGAAAAGCTGGCCTCTTTGGGAACCCTGACATCCGGTGTTGCGCACGAGTTGAACAATCCGCTGAACAACATCTCCACCTCGGTTCAGATCGTCATCGAGGAGTTGGAGGAAGACAACCTGGAATTTAAACGCGAACTGCTTGAAGAGACCGAAAAGCAGGTTGACCGGGCCCGGGATATCGTCAAGGCGCTGCTGGAGTTCTCCCGCAAGGGCGCCTTCAATCCGAAACCCACGCAGTTCAGGGAACTGGTCACCCGAACGATCAAGATGATCAAGGGCGATCTTCCGGCCAACGTCGACATAGAGATTGATATCCCCAAAACCATCCGGGCTGAACTGGACGCCCAGCGGATTCAGCAAGTACTGATCAACCTGATTCAAAATGGCTTGCAGGCCATGGCGGATGGCGGTAGCCTGAAAATCAGCGCCGAGCAATCCGTGGGCGAAAAACAATTCTGCTTTCAAATTTCAGACAGCGGAACAGGCATTGACAAAGAGACCATGGGCAAAATTTTCGATCCGTTTTTTACCACCAAAACCGAGGGACGCGGATCGGGCCTGGGGCTCTCCATCACTCATGGTATCATCGAACAACACGAGGGCCGCATTTCCGTAGAAAGCCGGCCCGGAGAGGGGACGACGTTCACCGTATGTCTACCCAACCGACTGACTTCGGAAACCCGATGA
- a CDS encoding sensor histidine kinase — protein sequence MMISLKEMWAAIWPSFRHKDDEHLNTYYTFHDYRQLWGMGIFVLMATALLPLVVMTFIYYQLLEQSINSESLLRTERVTSNARRAVTYFLEERLAALTFTVNEMSYDRLTNPEHLRDVLSNLKLGFGGLTDLSVIADDGTQVAYAGPFNLEGKNYSDQPWFQTCKQHGACVSEIFSGYRDVPHMVVAVKSLYPDESPYSDGRFFILRATLETERLIQMLASYRTGEHADIFLVNHAGVLQTPSRYYTGASNRVTLSLPSYAERTHAMMALDAGGRSVVIGYAYIDTKIASTTFILMVVKERAAMMKVWLELRHQINWFLAVSAIIIAVVMTLTSTYMVKKIFHADHEKARTMLMAEQNCRLASIGQLAAGVAHEINNPLALINETAGYVKDLFLIEERYKDDTEMVEHIDSIIDAVERCGTITRQLLGFARHFDVQVQPVNLKRMVDDVLSFHKKEAEYRNIAFHVDIPNSIPLIETDRGKLQQIILNLVNNAFQAIDNGCFLKVWAETDEAEQVRIFIRDNGCGISKDHLNKIFEPFFTTKKEGKGTGLGLSITYGLVQKLHGNITVQSQTGEGTTFVVTLPVHMEKEVQS from the coding sequence ATGATGATATCCCTGAAAGAAATGTGGGCGGCCATTTGGCCATCGTTTCGTCACAAGGATGACGAGCACCTCAACACCTACTACACCTTCCATGATTACCGGCAGCTCTGGGGGATGGGGATTTTTGTGCTGATGGCGACAGCTCTCCTGCCGCTTGTCGTGATGACCTTCATCTACTACCAGTTGCTCGAGCAGTCGATTAACAGCGAATCCCTTCTGCGTACGGAACGGGTGACCTCGAACGCCCGCCGGGCAGTCACCTATTTTCTGGAGGAGCGTCTGGCCGCCCTGACGTTCACGGTCAATGAGATGAGCTACGACCGCTTGACCAACCCGGAGCATCTGCGCGATGTGTTGAGCAATCTGAAATTGGGCTTCGGGGGGTTGACCGATCTTTCCGTGATCGCCGATGACGGTACCCAGGTGGCCTATGCGGGGCCGTTCAATCTGGAGGGAAAAAACTACAGCGACCAACCATGGTTTCAAACGTGCAAACAGCATGGCGCCTGTGTCAGTGAGATCTTTTCCGGCTACCGTGACGTTCCCCATATGGTCGTGGCCGTCAAATCCCTATATCCCGATGAATCCCCATATTCCGACGGCCGCTTTTTCATCCTCCGGGCAACCCTGGAAACCGAGCGGCTGATCCAGATGCTGGCTTCCTACCGGACCGGCGAACATGCCGATATTTTTCTGGTCAACCATGCGGGTGTGCTTCAGACCCCCTCCCGTTACTACACCGGCGCGTCCAACCGGGTGACCCTTTCCTTGCCGTCCTATGCCGAACGGACACACGCCATGATGGCCCTGGACGCCGGTGGACGCTCGGTGGTGATCGGTTATGCGTATATCGATACCAAGATTGCCTCCACCACCTTTATTCTCATGGTTGTCAAGGAACGCGCCGCAATGATGAAGGTCTGGCTGGAATTGCGGCACCAGATCAACTGGTTCCTGGCGGTCAGTGCCATTATCATTGCCGTGGTCATGACTCTGACATCGACCTACATGGTCAAAAAGATTTTTCACGCCGATCACGAGAAGGCCAGAACCATGCTGATGGCCGAGCAGAATTGCCGGCTGGCTTCTATCGGCCAATTGGCCGCCGGGGTGGCCCATGAGATCAACAACCCCCTGGCCCTGATCAATGAAACCGCCGGTTACGTCAAAGACCTGTTCCTGATCGAAGAGCGGTACAAAGACGACACGGAAATGGTGGAACACATCGATTCGATTATCGACGCCGTGGAGCGTTGCGGTACGATTACGCGGCAGTTGCTCGGATTCGCCCGCCATTTTGATGTTCAGGTTCAGCCGGTCAACTTGAAGCGGATGGTCGACGATGTGCTCAGTTTCCACAAAAAAGAGGCCGAGTACCGCAATATCGCCTTTCACGTGGACATCCCCAATTCCATTCCGCTCATCGAAACGGATCGGGGCAAACTTCAGCAGATTATCCTCAACCTGGTCAACAACGCCTTTCAGGCCATTGACAATGGCTGCTTTCTGAAAGTGTGGGCAGAGACGGACGAGGCTGAACAGGTGCGCATCTTCATCCGTGACAATGGCTGTGGAATTTCAAAAGACCACCTCAACAAGATATTCGAACCCTTTTTCACCACCAAAAAAGAGGGCAAAGGCACCGGCCTTGGCCTGTCCATCACATACGGTCTGGTTCAAAAACTTCATGGCAACATAACGGTTCAGAGCCAGACGGGTGAGGGCACCACTTTTGTGGTTACGCTGCCCGTCCATATGGAGAAGGAAGTCCAATCATGA